The Drosophila teissieri strain GT53w chromosome X, Prin_Dtei_1.1, whole genome shotgun sequence genome has a segment encoding these proteins:
- the LOC122624522 gene encoding uncharacterized protein LOC122624522 yields the protein MHPERSASPSPSIPLVIAGALLFSLLAQVSGYSGRIPPDADNPGKCLYRGDVLELGVNNGIAPCQRLTCNKDGSILIEGCGKLRIENCNRGERISPGEPFPECCKLRYKCKQIGAAPYYIERNTAERV from the exons ATGCATCCGGAGCGCTCCGCCAGTCCAAGTCCATCGATACCATTGGTAATCGCAGGCGCCCTGCTCTTCTCGCTGCTGGCGCAGGTGAGCGGCTACTCGGGCCGGATTCCACCGGATGCAG ATAATCCCGGGAAGTGCTTGTACCGCGGCGACGTCCTGGAGCTGGGGGTCAACAATGGCATAGCGCCCTGCCAGCGACTGACGTGCAACAAGGATGGCTCCATACTTATCGAGGG ATGCGGCAAGCTGCGCATCGAGAACTGCAACCGCGGCGAGCGAATTTCTCCGGGTGAACCCTTTCCGGAATGCTGCAAGCTGAGATACAAGTGCAAGCAGATCGGAGCGGCACCCTACTACATCGAGCGGAATACGGCGGAGAGGGTCTAG
- the LOC122624716 gene encoding uncharacterized protein LOC122624716, which produces MAGSGSESNLSTDSGSECESDSGGGGCVYDCCAMAKSITETRTTNSTAATITAIHTRKSTTTIAFVLLLILCCLCDYNYGSWASQCWKKHNSGSIQTPDGEFKRPFGILCTYRCFLWFPPIYPYCEFIFDLRLSRHFTSFPDCYEIRCNETFSFFGKEPHY; this is translated from the exons ATGGCAGGCTCAGGTTCCGAATCGAATTTATCAACAGATTCTGGCTCAGAGTGCGAATCTGATTCTGGCGGCGGCGGGTGTGTTTACGATTGTTGTGCAATGGCCAAATCGATAACAGAAACGAGAACCACAAATTCTACGGCAGCGACCATAACTGCAATACACACTCGCAAAAGCACCACAACAATCGCATTTGTTCTGCTGTTAATCCTCTGCTGTTTATGTGATTACAACTATGGAA GCTGGGCATCGCAGTGCTGGAAGAAGCACAATTCCGGCTCGATCCAAACGCCGGACGGGGAATTTAAGCGACCCTTTGGCATACTCTGCACATATCGCTGCTTTCTCTGGTTTCCGCCAAT TTATCCGTACTGTGAATTCATATTCGACCTGCGCTTATCGAGGCACTTCACATCCTTTCCGGACTGCTACGAGATCCGCTGCAACGAGACCTTCTCCTTTTTCGGCAAGGAGCCCCACTACTga
- the LOC122624231 gene encoding uncharacterized protein LOC122624231, producing the protein MAKLVTYIFIVSSLVLWYLLLFGGRGVRGVRGVEATNGHGGQLEGRDFHHHGGSHHIRRNINHCWRRYDGYNLQNTVVNKKEQLKKPYGILCNFKCTWFFTVSFPTCEFIYDYKLSCVLFTSLPDCTSVQCTLMNYFVAYHCYYYSDQLMDVRGNTARVASGLAQIRDDGWVFLSVLLAVLASYAKRIIKFRVLREL; encoded by the exons ATGGCGAAATTAGTGACGTACATCTTCATCGTCAGCTCGCTGGTCCTCTGGTACCTGCTGCTGTTCGGGGGCAGGGGCGTCAGGGGTGTCAGGGGCGTGGAGGCCACCAATGGGCACGGGGGTCAGCTGGAGGGACGCGACTTTCATCACCACGGCGGCAGTCACCACATTCGCC GTAACATAAATCACTGCTGGCGCCGCTACGATGGCTACAATCTGCAGAACACGGTGGTCAACAagaaggagcagctgaagaagCCCTATGGCATATTGTGCAACTTCAAGTGCACCTGGTTCTTCACCGTCAG CTTCCCCACTTGCGAGTTCATCTACGATTATAAGTTATCCTGCGTGCTGTTCACTTCACTGCCCGACTGTACCAGCGTCCAGTGTACGCTTATGAATTACTTTGTAGCATAtcactgttattattattcggACCAGCTGATGGACGTACGAGGTAATACCGCACGCGTTGCTTCCGGCCTTGCTCAGATTCGGGACGATGGGTGGGTTTTTCTAAGTGTATTACTCGCAGTGCTGGCGTCGTATGCAAAacgaattattaaatttcgcgTGCTTCGGGAATTATAG